From Mycobacterium lacus, one genomic window encodes:
- a CDS encoding class I SAM-dependent methyltransferase, with translation MTKHHPHDYLPAAGHDALLPSYDLLTRLLGFNDVHQTLIAQAEIADHQRVLEIGCGTGNLTTRVKHAHPEAEVVGSDPDPRALRRARRKAGRLTRIRFESGYAQQLPYADAEFDRVLSSMMLHHLSDEAKTAAAAEIYRVLRPGGRLHLVDIGGDMNTRVGLVARMIRRSRHVAGNLGDAIARLLRTAGLDCTEVATQRHRVLGPLTYYQATRPS, from the coding sequence GTGACCAAACATCATCCACATGACTACCTCCCCGCGGCCGGACATGACGCACTGCTTCCCAGCTACGACCTGCTCACCCGCCTGTTGGGCTTCAACGACGTCCATCAGACTCTCATCGCCCAGGCGGAAATCGCGGACCACCAACGCGTCCTGGAAATTGGCTGCGGCACTGGCAATCTCACCACACGGGTAAAGCATGCCCATCCCGAGGCGGAAGTGGTCGGATCCGATCCAGACCCGCGGGCACTACGACGGGCGCGGCGAAAGGCGGGCCGGTTGACCCGGATTCGCTTCGAAAGCGGTTACGCTCAGCAGTTGCCCTACGCCGACGCCGAATTCGACCGGGTGCTGTCGTCGATGATGCTGCACCATCTCAGCGACGAAGCGAAAACCGCAGCGGCGGCCGAGATTTACCGTGTCTTGCGTCCCGGCGGCAGACTGCACCTGGTTGACATCGGCGGCGACATGAACACCCGCGTCGGCCTGGTCGCGCGGATGATCCGGCGCAGCCGCCACGTAGCCGGCAACCTCGGCGACGCAATTGCACGCCTGCTGCGTACCGCCGGGTTGGACTGCACGGAAGTCGCCACTCAGCGGCACCGCGTGCTCGGGCCGCTCACCTACTATCAGGCCACACGCCCGAGCTAA
- the sppA gene encoding signal peptide peptidase SppA: MFGFLSFLPGVDDVRALASRVDTARHHGVPNGCVLEVNLRSVPPESTGFDPVAIVTGTGRPLALRAAVAAIHRAAEDPRVAGLIARVQLAASPAGAVQELREAITAFSAVKPSLAWAETYPGTMSYYLASAFGEVWMQPSGSLGLVGFASNAMFLRDALDKAGIEAQFFARGEYKSAANLFTEDGFTDAHREAVTRMLESVQDQVWQAVAKSRDIDAGALDELADRAPLLRDEAIASGLIDRIGFRDEAYARIAELVGVEGISPDNLATSEKALPRIHLARYARSARPRLAPPVPSIPGHRPKPTVAVVSLEGMIVNGRGPQFLPFGPSAVGGDTIAAALREAAADDSVSAIVLRVDSPGGSVTASETIWREVVRARERGKPVVASMGAVAASGGYYVSMGADAIVANPATITGSIGVITGKLVVRDLKERLGVGSDTVRTNANADAWSVDAPFTPEQQAHREAEADLFYNDFVQRVADGRNMSPEAVDVVARGRVWTGADACERGLVDELGGLRTAVRRAKVLAGLDADADVRIVSYPGSSLWDMVRPRPSSQPAAASLPDAVGALLVRSVVGIIEHVEGALSGASVLWLGESRF, translated from the coding sequence GCGATCGTCACCGGGACCGGCCGGCCTTTGGCGCTGCGCGCCGCCGTCGCCGCCATCCACCGCGCGGCCGAAGACCCGCGGGTCGCGGGGCTGATCGCGCGGGTACAGCTCGCAGCTTCGCCGGCCGGAGCGGTGCAGGAGCTGCGCGAGGCCATCACGGCCTTCAGCGCCGTCAAGCCTTCGCTGGCCTGGGCCGAGACCTATCCAGGCACGATGTCCTACTACTTGGCTTCGGCGTTCGGTGAGGTCTGGATGCAGCCCTCGGGCAGCCTCGGGCTGGTCGGCTTCGCCAGCAACGCCATGTTCCTGCGTGACGCGCTGGACAAAGCGGGAATTGAAGCCCAGTTTTTCGCGCGCGGCGAATATAAGTCGGCGGCGAACCTTTTCACCGAGGACGGCTTCACCGACGCGCACCGCGAAGCGGTCACCCGGATGCTGGAAAGTGTGCAAGACCAGGTGTGGCAGGCGGTGGCCAAGTCGCGCGATATCGATGCCGGTGCGCTCGACGAGCTGGCCGACCGGGCTCCGCTGTTGCGTGACGAGGCCATCGCGTCCGGTCTGATCGACCGGATCGGATTCCGCGACGAAGCCTATGCCCGCATCGCGGAATTGGTTGGTGTGGAAGGTATTTCACCGGATAACCTGGCCACGAGCGAAAAAGCTCTGCCACGGATACACCTGGCGCGATACGCACGTTCTGCCCGGCCCCGCCTGGCGCCGCCGGTGCCGTCGATTCCCGGCCACCGACCCAAGCCAACCGTCGCCGTGGTCAGCCTCGAAGGGATGATCGTCAACGGACGTGGGCCGCAATTCTTGCCGTTCGGCCCCTCGGCCGTCGGCGGCGACACCATCGCCGCGGCGCTGCGGGAGGCTGCCGCCGACGATTCGGTGTCCGCCATTGTGCTGCGGGTGGACAGTCCCGGCGGCTCGGTCACCGCATCGGAGACCATCTGGCGTGAGGTGGTAAGGGCCCGTGAGCGTGGCAAGCCGGTGGTGGCGTCGATGGGTGCGGTCGCTGCCTCCGGCGGCTACTACGTTTCGATGGGCGCCGACGCGATCGTTGCCAATCCGGCCACGATCACCGGTTCGATTGGTGTGATCACCGGAAAGCTGGTGGTTCGAGACCTCAAGGAGCGGCTGGGCGTCGGGTCAGATACCGTGCGCACCAACGCCAATGCCGACGCCTGGTCCGTTGACGCCCCTTTCACACCGGAGCAGCAGGCCCACCGCGAAGCCGAGGCGGATTTGTTCTACAACGACTTCGTGCAACGCGTCGCCGACGGTCGCAACATGAGCCCCGAAGCCGTGGATGTCGTCGCGCGAGGCCGAGTCTGGACCGGTGCCGACGCGTGCGAACGCGGCCTGGTCGACGAACTCGGGGGGCTTCGAACCGCGGTGCGCCGCGCGAAGGTTCTGGCCGGTCTGGACGCAGACGCCGACGTTCGCATCGTCAGCTACCCGGGCTCTTCGCTATGGGACATGGTGCGGCCGCGCCCGTCGTCACAGCCGGCAGCGGCGTCGCTGCCGGATGCGGTGGGCGCGCTACTTGTCCGCTCGGTGGTCGGGATCATCGAGCATGTCGAGGGGGCACTGAGCGGTGCCAGCGTGCTGTGGCTTGGGGAGTCGCGCTTCTAG
- a CDS encoding helix-turn-helix transcriptional regulator, protein MTQAARLIRHRGGVPVYEYRTDPGTPPVSVVRGGRNQLPERGRHIHDFPALWYAAAAGVVYVAAAGEVLDPRQLDHPDSGVAVFFDPAALGEDARSPWPSWRAHPLLFPFLHGRPGGMLRLEVPRDRRPAWDHAIRSIESELAARQEGYRQAALAHLTVLLIELARLARDVVADLRRRGEPLLAEVFAVIDRRHTQPLSLRDVAGEVGMTPGHLTTVVRRRTGRTVQEWIIERRMAEARELLAETDLPVAEIARRVGVPDPGYFSRQFSRTHGTSPREWRGRVVRA, encoded by the coding sequence ATGACGCAAGCCGCTCGACTGATCCGCCACCGCGGGGGCGTGCCCGTCTATGAGTATCGAACCGATCCGGGTACGCCTCCGGTATCGGTGGTCCGCGGCGGCCGTAACCAACTGCCAGAACGTGGTCGCCACATTCACGATTTCCCGGCGCTGTGGTACGCCGCCGCGGCGGGCGTGGTGTACGTGGCGGCCGCGGGAGAGGTGCTCGACCCGAGGCAGCTGGACCACCCCGATTCCGGGGTAGCGGTGTTCTTCGATCCCGCTGCTCTTGGTGAGGACGCGCGCTCACCCTGGCCGTCGTGGCGGGCGCACCCGCTGCTCTTCCCGTTCCTGCACGGCCGTCCGGGAGGGATGCTGCGCCTCGAGGTGCCCAGGGATCGGCGACCGGCGTGGGATCACGCGATCCGGTCGATCGAATCGGAGCTGGCCGCGCGGCAGGAAGGCTATCGACAGGCGGCGCTGGCGCACTTGACGGTGCTGCTGATCGAGCTCGCGCGGCTGGCTCGCGACGTGGTGGCCGACCTGCGGCGCCGCGGTGAACCGTTATTGGCCGAGGTGTTCGCGGTGATCGACCGACGCCACACCCAGCCATTGTCGCTGCGCGACGTCGCCGGCGAGGTCGGCATGACGCCCGGACACCTGACCACCGTCGTGCGCCGCCGCACCGGGCGCACCGTGCAGGAGTGGATCATCGAACGCCGGATGGCCGAAGCTCGCGAACTACTGGCTGAGACCGATCTGCCGGTCGCGGAGATCGCCAGACGGGTCGGGGTGCCCGATCCCGGGTACTTCAGCCGACAGTTCAGCCGGACTCATGGCACCTCGCCGCGCGAGTGGCGTGGCCGTGTTGTCAGAGCGTAA
- a CDS encoding NAD(P)-dependent oxidoreductase, whose amino-acid sequence MTSRPRALVTAPLRGPGFTKLCELADVVYDPWIDATPLRIYSAERLAERISSESADVVVVESDSVSGPVFELDLRAIAATRGDPNNVDIPGATAAGIPVLNTPARNADAVAEMALALLLAATRHLLTADADVRSGNIFRDGIIPYQRFRGWEIAGRTAGLVGLGAVGRALRWRLSGLGLRVIAYDPYNEEARHSLDELLGEADIVSLHAPVTDDTTGMIGAEQFAAMRDGVVFLNTARAQLHDTDALIAALRTGKVAAAGLDHFAGEWLPTDHPLTGMPNVVLTPHIGGATWNTEARQAQMVADDLEALLSGNKPAHIVNPEVLGS is encoded by the coding sequence GTGACGTCGCGACCGCGTGCCCTGGTTACCGCCCCGTTGCGGGGACCTGGGTTCACCAAGCTGTGCGAGCTGGCCGACGTGGTGTACGACCCGTGGATCGATGCGACCCCGCTGCGGATCTACAGCGCCGAGCGGCTGGCCGAGCGAATCAGCTCCGAGTCCGCCGATGTCGTTGTGGTGGAAAGCGACTCGGTGAGCGGCCCGGTCTTCGAACTGGACTTGCGCGCCATCGCCGCCACCCGCGGCGATCCCAACAACGTCGACATCCCCGGTGCCACCGCGGCCGGCATCCCGGTGCTGAACACCCCGGCCCGAAACGCCGACGCGGTGGCCGAAATGGCGCTGGCCCTGCTGCTGGCCGCCACCCGTCACCTGCTAACAGCGGACGCGGATGTCCGCAGCGGCAACATATTTCGCGACGGTATCATCCCCTATCAGCGGTTCCGCGGCTGGGAGATCGCAGGACGCACCGCCGGGCTGGTGGGCCTGGGCGCCGTCGGCCGTGCTCTGCGGTGGCGACTGTCTGGGCTGGGGTTGCGGGTCATCGCTTACGACCCATACAACGAGGAGGCCCGTCATAGCCTCGACGAGCTGCTGGGCGAGGCCGACATCGTCTCGCTGCACGCCCCGGTCACCGACGACACCACCGGCATGATTGGGGCCGAGCAGTTCGCCGCCATGCGCGACGGCGTCGTCTTCCTCAACACCGCCCGGGCCCAGCTTCATGACACCGACGCACTCATCGCGGCCCTGCGCACCGGCAAGGTCGCCGCCGCCGGGCTGGACCATTTCGCCGGCGAGTGGCTGCCGACCGACCATCCGTTGACGGGCATGCCGAACGTCGTCCTCACCCCGCACATCGGTGGGGCGACGTGGAACACCGAGGCGCGGCAGGCGCAGATGGTCGCCGACGACCTGGAGGCGTTGCTATCCGGCAACAAGCCAGCCCATATCGTCAACCCGGAGGTGCTCGGCTCATGA
- a CDS encoding L-fuculose-phosphate aldolase yields MTFVDNPEAAVLAAAKDMLRRGLVEGTAGNISARRSDGNLVITPSSVDYADMELDDLVLVDPEGAVLQAKDGRMPSTEMKLHLACYRAFDDIGSVIHSHPVWATMFAIAHEPIPACIDEFAVYCGGDVRCTEYAASGTPEVGINAVKALDGRGAALIANHGLVAVGPRPDKVLHITALVERTSQIVWGARALGGPVPLPEDVNRNLAAVYTYLRANPR; encoded by the coding sequence ATGACATTCGTCGACAATCCAGAGGCCGCGGTACTCGCCGCGGCCAAGGACATGCTGCGCCGGGGGCTGGTCGAGGGAACGGCGGGCAACATCTCAGCCCGGCGCTCCGACGGTAACCTGGTGATCACCCCTTCGTCGGTCGACTACGCGGACATGGAGCTCGACGACCTCGTGCTGGTCGACCCGGAAGGCGCTGTGCTGCAAGCCAAAGACGGTCGCATGCCGTCGACGGAGATGAAGCTGCACCTCGCGTGTTACCGGGCGTTCGACGACATCGGCAGCGTCATTCACAGCCATCCCGTGTGGGCGACCATGTTCGCGATTGCACACGAGCCGATCCCGGCCTGCATCGACGAGTTCGCCGTCTATTGCGGCGGGGACGTTCGCTGCACCGAGTACGCCGCCTCGGGCACACCCGAGGTCGGCATCAACGCGGTGAAGGCGCTGGACGGCCGCGGCGCCGCGCTGATCGCCAACCACGGTCTGGTCGCCGTCGGGCCCCGGCCCGACAAGGTGCTGCACATCACCGCGCTGGTCGAGCGTACTTCCCAAATTGTCTGGGGCGCACGCGCTCTCGGCGGTCCGGTCCCCCTTCCCGAGGACGTGAACCGCAACCTCGCCGCCGTGTACACTTACTTGCGCGCTAATCCTAGGTAG
- a CDS encoding SDR family NAD(P)-dependent oxidoreductase yields MTGKRVLITGASSGVGAALARQLAAQGAVVGLIARRRDRLSEVLDECQMTSPDSAMWVADLGDTATVGRLALAAWHALGGIDVLVNNAAVPKRRAVTALKPDEVEAVMRVNFAAPMRLTLALLPRMLARGSGMIVNVSSVAGRLAILHESAYCASKFALCGWSEALAVDLAGTGVSVKLIEPGPVDTEIWDRPDNDEPSYRGPKVAADEVAEGIIAAMSSDRFEHYLPNLKPIVDAKNADLDAFIAGAARQ; encoded by the coding sequence ATGACCGGCAAGCGAGTGCTCATCACCGGCGCTTCCTCAGGGGTGGGGGCCGCCTTGGCCAGGCAGCTGGCGGCCCAGGGCGCGGTGGTGGGGCTAATCGCACGTCGGCGGGATCGGTTAAGCGAGGTGTTGGACGAGTGCCAGATGACGTCGCCGGACTCGGCGATGTGGGTGGCCGACTTGGGCGACACCGCCACGGTCGGCCGACTGGCGCTGGCCGCGTGGCACGCACTGGGCGGCATCGACGTGCTGGTGAACAACGCCGCCGTTCCGAAGCGCCGGGCCGTCACCGCGCTCAAGCCGGACGAGGTGGAGGCCGTCATGCGGGTCAACTTCGCCGCCCCGATGCGGCTGACGCTGGCCCTGCTGCCGCGGATGCTGGCGCGCGGATCGGGCATGATCGTCAACGTTTCCAGTGTGGCCGGCCGGCTGGCCATTCTTCATGAATCTGCATACTGCGCAAGCAAATTCGCGCTATGCGGTTGGAGTGAAGCGCTGGCCGTCGACTTGGCGGGTACTGGAGTCTCGGTGAAGTTGATCGAGCCGGGTCCGGTAGATACCGAGATTTGGGATCGCCCGGACAATGACGAACCCAGCTACCGTGGACCCAAGGTCGCGGCCGACGAGGTGGCCGAGGGGATCATCGCGGCGATGAGCAGTGACCGCTTCGAGCACTATCTCCCCAACCTGAAACCGATTGTCGACGCCAAGAATGCCGACCTGGACGCATTTATCGCCGGCGCGGCGCGGCAATGA
- a CDS encoding class I SAM-dependent methyltransferase, whose product MARAHDDNWDLASSVGATATMVAAGRAMATKDPRGLINDPFAEPLVRAVGVDFFNKMMDGELDLEAIENGSSVRAQAMVDGMAVRTKYFDDYFGDATARGVRQAVILASGLDARAYRLSWPDGTVVYELDQPQVIEFKTTTLAGIGAEPTATRRPIPIDLRGDWPAALQAAGLDTSAPTAWLAEGLLIYLPPDAQDRLFDNITVLSAPGSAVATEFVPGIVDFDVDRAREMSGSFRAHGLDIDMGSLVYTGDRNHVVDYLRGKGWDVEGVTRAELFRRNGLEVPAPEDDDPLGEIIFISGRLTG is encoded by the coding sequence ATGGCGCGCGCCCACGACGACAACTGGGACTTGGCGTCCAGCGTCGGCGCCACCGCCACTATGGTCGCGGCCGGACGCGCAATGGCGACCAAGGATCCCCGCGGTTTGATCAATGATCCGTTTGCCGAACCATTGGTGCGCGCGGTTGGGGTGGATTTCTTCAACAAGATGATGGATGGCGAGCTCGATCTCGAGGCGATCGAGAACGGTTCGTCGGTACGAGCCCAGGCGATGGTCGACGGAATGGCGGTACGCACCAAGTACTTTGACGACTATTTTGGCGACGCCACGGCCCGCGGCGTGCGTCAGGCAGTGATCCTGGCTTCCGGGCTGGACGCACGCGCCTATCGACTGTCGTGGCCCGACGGGACCGTGGTCTATGAACTTGACCAACCCCAGGTGATCGAATTCAAGACAACCACCCTGGCCGGTATCGGTGCCGAGCCCACTGCAACGCGGCGCCCCATTCCCATCGACCTGCGCGGTGACTGGCCGGCGGCGCTCCAAGCGGCCGGCTTGGACACCAGCGCACCCACTGCCTGGTTGGCCGAAGGACTGCTGATCTACTTGCCGCCGGACGCTCAAGACCGGTTGTTCGACAACATTACCGTGCTCAGCGCTCCGGGCAGCGCGGTCGCCACCGAATTTGTCCCTGGCATAGTGGATTTCGATGTCGACCGGGCACGGGAGATGTCGGGCTCGTTTCGCGCTCACGGCTTGGACATCGACATGGGTTCGCTGGTCTACACCGGCGACCGCAATCACGTCGTCGACTATTTGCGCGGCAAGGGGTGGGACGTCGAGGGTGTGACCCGGGCCGAGCTGTTCAGACGCAACGGCTTGGAAGTTCCCGCCCCGGAAGACGATGACCCGCTGGGCGAAATCATCTTCATCAGCGGCCGCTTGACCGGTTAG
- a CDS encoding xylulokinase produces MSREDVTVGIDIGTTAVKAVAADEDGHVTARARIPHRLRVPAPDRLEHDADEAWRRGPLAALEQLCRSLPQGPKAVAVSAMVPSMTAVDSWGRPITPGLLYGDSRGRVPAAPEERAQPLPTAGEATEFLRWTAAQAPHAAGYWPAPAVGNYALAGEAVIDFATAITTLPLFDGTAWDPAACADCGASADRMPRVETFGVAVGQVHGTSGTDALLATGAIDALCEQIVAGADRDGDALVMCGTTLIVWTTVSEARQVPGLWTIPHTAAGKNQIGGASNAGGLFLDWVDHVVGQGDPVVAHPGRVPVWLPYIRGERTPFHDPDRRAVLDGLDLTHDTAAIRRAAYEASGFVVRQLIELSGAPVARIVATGGGTRVRPWMQAIADVIGRPVQVSAVAEGAALGAAFLGRMAAGWESSIADAERWARVARVVEPEPAWADAVEHRYRRFLELGASQSA; encoded by the coding sequence GTGTCACGCGAAGACGTCACTGTCGGGATCGACATCGGCACCACCGCGGTCAAGGCGGTAGCCGCCGACGAGGACGGCCACGTGACCGCACGGGCGCGTATTCCGCACCGGCTGCGGGTGCCGGCCCCCGATCGGCTGGAGCACGACGCCGACGAGGCTTGGCGGCGTGGGCCATTGGCGGCGCTGGAGCAGCTGTGCCGATCCCTGCCGCAGGGGCCGAAGGCGGTGGCCGTTTCGGCGATGGTGCCGTCGATGACCGCCGTCGATTCCTGGGGCCGGCCCATCACGCCGGGACTGCTGTACGGCGACAGCCGCGGCCGGGTGCCCGCGGCCCCGGAAGAACGGGCACAGCCGCTGCCAACGGCAGGGGAGGCCACCGAGTTCCTGCGCTGGACGGCCGCGCAGGCGCCGCACGCGGCCGGGTACTGGCCGGCGCCGGCGGTGGGTAACTACGCGCTCGCGGGCGAGGCGGTGATCGACTTCGCCACCGCCATCACCACGCTGCCGCTGTTCGATGGGACGGCCTGGGACCCCGCGGCATGCGCCGACTGCGGTGCTAGCGCCGACCGCATGCCACGGGTGGAGACGTTCGGGGTGGCGGTGGGGCAGGTCCACGGAACCTCAGGGACGGACGCCCTATTGGCGACCGGCGCCATCGATGCCCTGTGCGAACAAATCGTGGCCGGTGCCGACCGCGACGGTGACGCGCTGGTGATGTGTGGCACCACCCTGATCGTGTGGACGACCGTGTCCGAAGCCCGGCAGGTGCCCGGCCTGTGGACCATCCCGCACACGGCCGCCGGCAAGAATCAGATCGGAGGTGCCAGCAACGCCGGCGGATTGTTCCTCGACTGGGTAGATCACGTTGTCGGACAAGGTGATCCAGTGGTCGCCCACCCGGGGCGGGTGCCGGTGTGGTTGCCGTACATTCGCGGTGAGCGCACGCCGTTCCATGACCCCGATCGCCGCGCCGTGCTCGACGGTTTGGATCTGACCCACGACACCGCAGCCATCCGCCGGGCCGCCTACGAGGCGTCCGGCTTCGTCGTTCGCCAGCTCATCGAGCTCAGCGGGGCGCCCGTGGCGCGCATCGTGGCGACGGGCGGCGGGACCCGGGTGCGGCCCTGGATGCAGGCCATCGCCGACGTAATCGGCCGGCCGGTGCAGGTGTCGGCGGTGGCCGAGGGGGCGGCACTGGGCGCGGCCTTCCTCGGCCGCATGGCAGCTGGTTGGGAATCGTCGATCGCCGACGCCGAGCGGTGGGCCCGCGTCGCCCGCGTCGTTGAGCCCGAGCCTGCCTGGGCGGACGCTGTCGAGCACCGCTATCGCCGGTTTCTGGAGTTGGGGGCGTCGCAGTCGGCCTAG
- a CDS encoding zinc-dependent alcohol dehydrogenase, translating into MKALVYGVPPEPFEVPENSSLLAKNLSRTPTALRLLPDPTLPHQDWVITRPRLTGICGSDSKQILMDFGEGDADNAMAAFCSFPQVMGHEVVADVVELGPKARGLHVGQRVVLNPWLSCRPRGIEPPCPACESGDYSLCWSFADGDLKPGIHTGVSADATGGYAELMPAHDSMLFAVPDSVPDEAAVFADPFSVSLHAITRHPPPSSGRALVYGAGTLGLCAVAILRARYPDVAVAVVARFPAQAELARRFGATKVLAHEPRLAIIEELVAWGGGRLRQPLRGLPMAHPGAVDVAYDTVGKPETFEVGVRVLTSRGTLVKAGVHAPGRWEWSPLYFKEISWVGSNAFGIEEVDGRRQHAIAHYLDLAADGRIDLRRMLTHTFPLERWRDAFLAIADQGHSGAVKVAFDQR; encoded by the coding sequence ATGAAGGCTCTGGTCTACGGCGTGCCACCGGAACCATTCGAGGTTCCCGAAAACTCTAGCCTGCTTGCGAAGAATCTGAGCCGCACCCCGACGGCGCTTCGGCTGCTGCCCGATCCCACACTGCCACACCAGGATTGGGTCATTACTCGGCCCCGATTGACCGGGATCTGTGGGTCGGACTCCAAGCAGATCCTGATGGATTTCGGCGAGGGTGACGCCGATAACGCGATGGCGGCGTTCTGTTCCTTCCCGCAAGTCATGGGCCACGAGGTGGTTGCAGACGTGGTCGAGTTAGGCCCCAAGGCCCGAGGGCTTCACGTCGGCCAGCGCGTGGTGCTCAACCCGTGGCTGTCGTGCCGGCCGCGCGGCATCGAGCCGCCATGTCCGGCCTGCGAAAGCGGCGACTACAGCCTGTGCTGGAGCTTTGCCGACGGCGACCTCAAGCCCGGCATCCATACTGGGGTGTCGGCCGATGCTACCGGCGGATATGCCGAGTTGATGCCCGCCCACGACAGCATGTTGTTTGCGGTCCCGGATTCCGTGCCGGACGAAGCCGCGGTATTCGCCGACCCGTTCTCGGTGTCCCTGCATGCGATCACCCGCCATCCGCCGCCCAGCTCCGGCCGAGCTCTGGTGTATGGCGCCGGCACGCTCGGGTTGTGCGCGGTCGCGATCCTGCGGGCGCGGTATCCGGACGTGGCGGTGGCCGTCGTCGCACGCTTCCCGGCCCAAGCGGAGCTGGCCCGGCGGTTCGGGGCCACGAAAGTCCTTGCGCACGAACCACGTCTGGCCATCATCGAGGAGCTGGTCGCCTGGGGCGGCGGCCGGCTGCGGCAGCCGTTGCGGGGTCTGCCAATGGCCCACCCAGGTGCGGTTGACGTGGCGTACGACACCGTCGGCAAGCCCGAGACATTCGAAGTCGGGGTGCGGGTGCTGACCTCGCGCGGGACGCTGGTCAAGGCCGGCGTCCATGCGCCTGGGCGGTGGGAGTGGAGCCCGCTGTACTTCAAAGAGATCAGCTGGGTCGGCTCCAACGCCTTCGGCATCGAGGAGGTCGACGGGCGTCGCCAGCACGCCATCGCCCACTATCTTGATCTGGCCGCCGACGGCCGAATCGACCTGCGTCGCATGCTCACTCATACGTTCCCGCTGGAGCGATGGCGCGACGCATTCCTGGCAATCGCCGACCAGGGTCACAGTGGCGCGGTCAAGGTGGCCTTCGACCAGCGCTGA
- a CDS encoding class I SAM-dependent methyltransferase — protein sequence MTATDSIRHDGDTWDLTSSVGATATMVAAARAIATHAENPLINDPFAEPLVRAVGMDLLTRLASGELTPAEIDDPDRPNASVRRMVDNMAVRTKVFDEFFLDATNTGIRQAVILASGLDSRAFRLPWPAQTMVYEIDQPQVIEFKTRTLAELDATPTAGRRVVAIDLRADWPTALRAAGFDPSQPTAWSAEGLLGYLPPEAQDRLLDTVTALSAPGSRFATECVHQIEPDHEERVRAYIKSLFDPWRAHGFDIDMEGLVYFGDRNEASAYLSDHGWLVSEADAQELLAANGLPQVEDEDIPVPDLFYVSATLYRNTRAEPPQAEVRSQRA from the coding sequence ATGACGGCGACCGACTCTATCAGGCACGACGGAGACACCTGGGATCTGACATCAAGCGTCGGGGCCACGGCGACGATGGTCGCGGCAGCACGAGCGATAGCGACCCACGCCGAAAACCCGCTGATCAACGATCCGTTCGCCGAACCGTTGGTCCGGGCGGTGGGCATGGACCTGCTAACCCGGCTGGCGAGCGGGGAGCTGACGCCTGCAGAGATCGACGACCCGGACCGCCCGAACGCGTCGGTGCGGCGCATGGTCGACAACATGGCCGTCCGCACCAAGGTCTTCGACGAGTTCTTCCTGGACGCGACCAACACGGGCATCAGGCAAGCCGTCATCCTGGCTTCGGGACTGGATTCCCGCGCCTTCCGGCTGCCCTGGCCGGCGCAGACCATGGTTTACGAAATCGACCAGCCGCAAGTCATCGAGTTCAAGACCCGCACCCTCGCGGAGCTGGACGCCACTCCCACCGCCGGCCGGCGGGTAGTGGCCATCGATCTACGCGCGGACTGGCCCACCGCGTTGCGCGCGGCGGGCTTCGACCCAAGCCAGCCCACCGCGTGGAGCGCTGAGGGCCTGCTGGGCTACCTTCCGCCGGAGGCGCAGGACCGTCTGCTGGATACCGTCACCGCACTCAGCGCGCCCGGCAGCAGGTTCGCCACCGAATGCGTGCACCAAATCGAGCCCGATCACGAAGAACGGGTGAGGGCATACATAAAGAGCCTCTTCGATCCTTGGCGCGCACACGGTTTCGATATCGACATGGAGGGGCTGGTGTACTTCGGCGACCGCAACGAGGCCTCGGCCTACCTGTCCGACCATGGCTGGCTGGTGAGCGAGGCCGACGCTCAGGAACTCCTCGCAGCCAACGGGCTTCCACAAGTCGAAGACGAGGACATTCCCGTACCTGACTTGTTCTATGTCAGCGCCACGCTGTACCGGAACACCCGAGCCGAACCACCACAAGCTGAGGTACGCTCACAGCGGGCTTGA
- a CDS encoding PE domain-containing protein, whose protein sequence is MSFVITTPELMGAAAHDLAGIGSAINAADAAAAAPPPRCCADGTAGSGGLLLGIPGAHGLTNVLA, encoded by the coding sequence ATGTCATTTGTGATCACCACACCCGAGCTGATGGGGGCCGCGGCACACGATTTGGCCGGCATCGGATCGGCGATCAACGCGGCCGACGCAGCCGCAGCCGCCCCACCACCGAGGTGCTGCGCCGACGGCACCGCCGGCTCCGGCGGGCTGCTGTTGGGCATTCCGGGTGCCCATGGGTTGACGAACGTGTTGGCGTAG